The following proteins are co-located in the Eptesicus fuscus isolate TK198812 chromosome 9, DD_ASM_mEF_20220401, whole genome shotgun sequence genome:
- the CALML6 gene encoding calmodulin-like protein 6, producing the protein MTERLTAEQIKEYKGVFEMFDEEGNGQVKTAELERLMSLLGINPTKSELASMAKDVDRDNKGFFNCDGFLALMGIYWEKSQNQEGELRAAFQVFDKEGKGYIDWDTLKYVLMNAGEPLNEVEAEQMMKEADKDGDGTIDYEEFVAMMTGESFKLVQ; encoded by the exons ACCGAGCGCCTGACAGCCGAGCAGATCAAGGAGTACAAGGGGGTCTTTGAGATGTTCGACGAGGAGGGCAACGGGCAGGTGAAGACGGCCGAGCTGGAGCGGCTCATGAGCCTGCTGGGCATCAACCCCACCAAGAGCGAGCTGGCGTCCATGGCCAAGGACGTGGACCGAGACA ACAAAGGCTTCTTCAACTGCGACGGCTTCCTGGCCCTGATGGGGATCTACTGGGAGAAGTCCCAGAACCAGGAGGGCGAGCTGAGGGCCGCCTTCCAGGTCTTCGACAAGGAGGGCAAGGGCTACATCGACTGGGACACGCTCAA GTATGTGCTCATGAATGCGGGCGAGCCCCTCAATGAGGTGGAGGCGGAGCAGATGATGAAGGAGGCCGACAAGGACGGGGACGGGACCATCGACTACGAGG AGTTCGTGGCCATGATGACCGGAGAGTCCTTCAAGCTGGTCCAGTAG